GCCGTTTTCCCCCGTGCGCGTCTTCACTCTCGTATGAACGGCGGTAGCGACATGACCCTGGCGTTCGAACTCGAGGCGCTGAAAGAGCTCGCGTCGCCCGAGAGCGTCTTCGAAGACGCGAGGGGCTGGACCGAGTACATCGGCGTCGTCTCCGAGAAGCCCACCTACGTGGTGACGAACTTCACGCGCAAGAACCGCATCCGACAGGATTTCTTCTCGGGCCCGCGCGGCAAAGCCGAGAGCTTAGAAGGCGTCAAAGATCAGTTCGATACCGATCGCTACGTCCTGATCGCTTCAAGCGAGGAAGACGAACAACTCGCCGAGGAGGTCGGCTGGGAGTATCTCGACGTCGAAGACGCGGCCGAGGCCGCTGACTGGATCGTCGCCTCGAGCGCCGAAGATGACGCGGACGACGCCGAACCGGTTCGCGACGACTGGCCGTAGCTCGCCGACAGCGGCGATTTCGAACCTCCTGTACGTCGGTTTCGATTTTCGCCCGCTCCGGGACCCGTATCTGAACGATTATCACTTTTCACAGCGTTCGGTGCGTATCGACCAATGAGCCCTG
Above is a window of Natronorubrum tibetense GA33 DNA encoding:
- a CDS encoding DUF7124 domain-containing protein, translated to MNGGSDMTLAFELEALKELASPESVFEDARGWTEYIGVVSEKPTYVVTNFTRKNRIRQDFFSGPRGKAESLEGVKDQFDTDRYVLIASSEEDEQLAEEVGWEYLDVEDAAEAADWIVASSAEDDADDAEPVRDDWP